A single window of Colletotrichum higginsianum IMI 349063 chromosome 8, whole genome shotgun sequence DNA harbors:
- a CDS encoding FF domain-containing protein, translated as MNGAGSPYGQPPAWQEHRTPDGRAYYYNAATKVTQWTKPEDMMTPAERALANQPWKEYTAEGGRKYWYNTETKTSSWEMPDVYKKALGATSGPTDSDRPAPYDRGAPSDRYSNDRYDSYRDHRDTFHESRQLTFGNDTTAKAFVPASNEPEFATQEEAEAAFNKLLKRSGVQPDWTWEQALRTIAKDPQYRAIKDPKDRKAAFEKYCHDMIVQDKERAKERLTKLRTDFETMLKRHPEIKHYTRWKTARPMIEGETIFRSTDNETERRQLFEEYIIELKKAHVENQAAMRKTAMDGLIDLLPKLNLEPYTRWSDAQGLISSTAPFQNDEKYKTLSKFDILIAFQNHMKALERAFNDSKQEQKNKKFRKERKARDGFISLLAELRKDGKINASTKWRQIHPLIENDDRYKAMLGQGGSGPQELFWDLVEEEEKAMRGARNDVYDVIDDERFDITPQTTFEEFYAVMKKSRRTANIDRDILLVLFERVRVSSPHRNTQELTCALQAKEKRSLKRSDDERQSERQQRRAADDLRAYLKRMDPPITPDDTYEKVKVRLTDAPAFQAVTSEDVRIATFDRYVRRLREKEEEADRDRRRRRGRDSSERDPYRERPRSRGERSHRSSGRATRRSRSPEPDAYEADRRKAIAERERNHRKSTMAESLLSVDRERRPSPPPRRERERERERDRDRERDRDYDRHRSRRDDDSHYDRERRDREEERERLYRRRMGSYDELPYGDERPSGSRRRREEDEDDRRDSRDSKVRRIPYTIIMPHPNHDANSRCRETPPPAAAPTTAAVKDKETTTVKDVAKEKEKEKEDPAGVHSGSEEGEIEED; from the exons ATGAATGGTGCCGGCAGCCCGTATGGCCAGCCCCCGGCGTGGCAGGAGCATCGCACTCCTGACGGCCGAGCCTATTACTATAATGCGGCCACCAAGGTCACTCAATGGACCAAGCCAGAGGATATGATGACTCCGGCTGAG AGAGCTCTCGCCAACCAGCCTTGGAAGGAGTACACCGCGGAGGGCGGCCGCAAGTATTGGTACAACACCGAGACCAAAACGAGCTCTTGGGAGATGCCCGATGTGTACAAGAAAGCTTTGGGTGCCACGAGCGGCCCGA CCGACAGCGACAGGCCTGCACCGTACGACCGAGGAGCTCCTTCTGACAGATATTCCAACGACCGTTACGATTCCTACAGAGATCATCGAGATACGTTCCACGAGTCGCGCCAGTTGACATTTGGCAACGACACGACAGCCAAAGCGTTTGTTCCCGCGAGCAATGAGCCCGAGTTTGCCACGCaagaagaggccgaggctgcGTTCAATAAGTTGCTCAAGCGCAGCGGCGTCCAGCCCGACTGGACCTGGGAACAGGCACTACGAACCATTGCAAAGGACCCCCAGTACAGGGCGATCAAGGACCCCAAGGACCGAAAAGCAGCGTTCGAGAAGTACTGCCATGACATGATAGTCCAAGACAAGGAGCGCGCAAAGGAGAGACTGACCAAGCTGCGTACTGACTTCGAGACCATGCTCAAGCGTCATCCGGAGATCAAGCACTACACGAGGTGGAAGACGGCGCGGCCCATGATTGAAGGTGAGACCATCTTCAGGTCTACCGACAACGAGACCGAGCGTCGCCAGCTTTTCGAGGAGTACATCATCGAGCTCAAGAAGGCCCACGTGGAGAATCAGGCAGCTATGCGCAAGACCGCTATGGACGGTCTGATCGACCTCCTGCCGAAGCTCAACCTTGAGCCCTACACGCGCTGGTCTGACGCGCAGGGCCTCATTTCATCCACGGCGCCCTTCCAGAACGATGAGAAGTACAAGACCCTGAGCAAGTTTGACATTCTGATTGCGTTCCAAAACCACATGAAGGCGTTGGAGCGTGCGTTCAACGACTCTAAGCAGGAGCAGAAGAACAAAAAGTTCCGCAAAGAGCGCAAGGCTCGTGACGGCTTCATCTCCCTTCTTGCCGAGCTTAGGAAAGACGGCAAGATCAACGCCAGCACGAAGTGGCGTCAGATTCATCCTCTCATCGAGAATGACGATCGGTACAAGGCCATgctcggccagggcggctCGGGTCCACAAGAACTGTTCTGGGATCtcgtcgaagaagaggagaaagcGATGCGCGGCGCTAGAAACGATGTCTACGATGTTATTGAC GACGAGCGATTCGATATTACCCCCCAGACCACGTTTGAGGAGTTCTATGCCGTGATGAAGAAGAGTCGTCGCACTGCTAACATTGATCGCGATATTCTCCTGGTTCTTTTTGAACGCGTGCGTGTCAGCAGCCCCCATAGAAACACGCAGGAGCTAACATGTGCATTGCAGGCCAAGGAGAAAAGGTCTCTGAAGAGATCGGACGACGAGAGACAATCTGAACGACAGCAGCGAAGAGCAGCTGATGATCTCCGAGCGTACTTGAAGCGTATGGATCCCCCCATCACCCCGGATGACACGTACGAGAAGGTCAAGGTTCGCCTTACGGATGCACCCGCATTCCAGGCCGTCACTTCGGAGGATGTTCGCATCGCCACCTTTGATAGATACGTGAGAAGACTtcgcgagaaggaggaagaggccgacCGTGACCGTCGGCGTAGACGTGGTCGCGACTCTAGCGAACGCGACCCATACCGCGAGAGACCCCGGTCTAGAGGTGAGCGATCTCATCGCAGCAGTGGCCGTGCTACCAGGCGAAGTCGTAGTCCGGAGCCAGACGCCTACGAGGCGGACAGACGCAAAGCCATCGCTGAGCGCGAGCGGAACCACCGTAAATCGACCATGGCCGAGAGCCTTCTCTCCGTGGACCGGGAACGTCGCCCGTCACCTCCCCCGCGCCGTGAGAGAGAGCGTGAGCGCGAGCGCGACAGAGACCGCGAGCGCGATCGTGACTATGACCGTCATCGCTCACGTCGCGACGATGATAGTCACTATGACCGCGAGAGACGCGACAGGGAAGAAGAACGGGAGAGGCTGTATCGACGCCGCATGGGGTCCTATGACGAGCTTCCTTATGGGGATGAGCGTCCGTCCGGAtcgcgacgccgccgggaggaagacgaggacgaccgACGTGATTCCAGAGACTCAAAGGTACGACGCATCCCCTATACCATCATAATGCCACATCCGAATCATGACGCTAACAGCCGATGCAGAGA gactccgccgccggccgccgcgccgaccACCGCTGCCGTTAAGGACAAAGAGACAACGACGGTCAAGGATGTTGcgaaagaaaaggagaaggaaaaggaagacCCCGCTGGTGTCCACTCGGGGTCCGAAGAGGGCGAAATCGAAGAGGACTGA